GAGCTTCTGGCTGCCAGTAAGCGCGGACGCGATTGAGGCGACCGAGGACACATCGCACGGGATGCGCCGCGTCGAGGTGACCTGTGCCACCTGCGGAGCGCATCTGGGGCACGTCTTCCCGGATGGCCCGAAGCCAACCGGACTGCGCTACTGCATCAACAGCGCTTCGCTGGCCTTCGAAGGCAAATAGAACCGAAACAAAGAGCCCGGGTGCCCCATCCATCGCGCCTTTGTCTTTTGCGATGGGTGGGACGTAAGACGCTCCCGAGCGATCCTTCCACAACCCACACGAACCAGCGCAAGCACGAAAAGCCCCAGCCGCCATCATCGCGGCTGGGGCACTTTCATTTACAGCTGGTTCTGTGGAGCTTAGCCCTTTACGACTTTGCCGGTCTTGATGCAGCTGGTGCAGACGCGCATGCGCTTGCTGATGCCGTTGGTGACGGCCTTCACGGGCTGCAGGTTGACGTTCCAGCGACGGCGGGTCGTGTTGTGGGCGTGCGAGATGTTGTTGCCGAACTGCGGGCCTTTGCCGCAAAGATCACATTTTTGTGCCATGACTGACTCCGTGTTCCAAACTTGACGATATCGTCGCAGGGCCTTCCAGCAAACAAGCCGCATTTCCAGATAAATCGGGAGACAATGGCTGTGGAAGTGGTAGGCACGTCCGGATTCGAACCGGAGACCTCTACCGTGTCAAGGTAGCGCTCTAACCAACTGAGCTACGCGCCTGCGTGCGTCATTTCAGTCTAAATGGAAGCGGGCCAAAGGGCAACCCACCAGCAGCCGCGCA
This Granulicella aggregans DNA region includes the following protein-coding sequences:
- the rpmB gene encoding 50S ribosomal protein L28, which gives rise to MAQKCDLCGKGPQFGNNISHAHNTTRRRWNVNLQPVKAVTNGISKRMRVCTSCIKTGKVVKG